The Bdellovibrio bacteriovorus W nucleotide sequence TTTGCCTTCGTTCATATAATCGAATGCTTTATTGATTTCTTCAAGGGGCATCGTGAAAGTCACAAGATCGTCGATGTTGATTTCTCCAGACATGTATTTATCTACATAACCAGGAAGCTCAGTGCGACCTTTTACTCCGCCAAAGGCAGAGCCTCTCCAAACACGACCAGTAACAAGTTGGAAAGGACGGGTAGAGATTTCTTGGCCAGCTCCAGCAACGCCAATAATCACAGATTCGCCCCAGCCTTTATGGCAGCACTCGAGGGCATCGCGCATAAGCTGTGTGCTTCCAACGCACTCAAATGAATAATCAACTCCGCCATCAGTCATTTTCACGATGTGAGGTGCGATCGGGCCATCAACTTCTTTTGGATTTACAAAATCAGTTGCTCCGAACTTGCGAGCAATCTCTTCTTTGTCGTTGTTAATATCAACGGCAATAATTCTTGATGCTTTGGCCATTTTAGCACCCTGGATAACAGAAAGACCGATACCGCCAATACCGAATACGGCAATCGTTGCACCTTCTTCTACTTTCGCTGTGTTGAGCACAGCGCCGATTCCTGTAGTGACGCCACAACCTAG carries:
- a CDS encoding alcohol dehydrogenase / formaldehyde dehydrogenase (COG1062 Zn-dependent alcohol dehydrogenases, class III); this encodes MMKVKAAVAWGPNQPLSIEEVDLEMPKKGEVLVRIIATGVCHTDAYTLSGVDPEGIFPAILGHEGAGVVEAIGEGVTTLKKGDHVIPLYTPECRECKYCLSGKTNLCQRIRETQGKGLMPDGTTRFSKDGKPIYHYMGTSTFAEYTVVPEISLAKIDEKAPLDKVCLLGCGVTTGIGAVLNTAKVEEGATIAVFGIGGIGLSVIQGAKMAKASRIIAVDINNDKEEIARKFGATDFVNPKEVDGPIAPHIVKMTDGGVDYSFECVGSTQLMRDALECCHKGWGESVIIGVAGAGQEISTRPFQLVTGRVWRGSAFGGVKGRTELPGYVDKYMSGEINIDDLVTFTMPLEEINKAFDYMNEGKAIRSVVLY